GTCTGGTCTGAATCTGTTGTCGTATCTATACCTTGCATAGTTTCGaatcattaatttaaataaaatgctCTAAATTCAGCTTCAGAACATCAAAACTGTGGCTTATTCTGAATGCCGCAGTTTAAATATGGTTCTTATTTTGTGAGATGGATCCGATATGAAATGTTTAATCCTATTTTATGACTGGATTCGATATCTTACATGGACTACTAAACCTAATGTATCGTCGAAGTCCGAGTTTCAAATCCGACGTTAGAATTTTTGTCTAAAAGCTGGATGTTTATCTAAgaacacattaaaaaaattataaatatcatAAAAGTTAGCAACATAGGATGTATTTTAGAAAGAATTCAACAAGTATAATAATATAATTCACTCAAAAGAGTAGGGGAGAAGGGGAATGTAGAATATAGGATGaaagtataaaataaaataacgcgAGTATTTCTCTCTGTGTATTTAATCAGTTCTCGAAAGAAATATacgtataaaaaaaatgtattacatGTACGTTCGTTTAATCGCATAAGACAAAGGAGATAGACGCTGTCGGTTTTGGTCGGGAAAAGAGAAGTAGAGCTTATCGAAATGGTTGAAACGAGAGCAATGGAAGTTGGAAAAGAGAGGTCTTGGCAGGCGAACGAAACGACGAGCGTGTTCTTAGGGCTCTTGAAGCAGTTTTAAGAGCGACGTTTGTAGACGAAGACGTGTTCGGATTATTCTGGcgatttgaatttgaagaacGCCATTTTAGAAAACGCATGAAAATTTCGTAGTCATGCGATGTgtactttataaaaattatagacACGACACGCAGTAGATGGTTAGGAtctttattttcgattttcccgggaattcccgggaaaagtaTCGTCAGATCTCCCGATTCCCGCGAACGCttaaatggccgggaaatggacactctagccgcatggaacgatatttgggtacgagaaatgcttctataaatatttggtaTTCCTCACTctttcaaagaggtggatgaaaaagggggagaggtctcccttacaattttcagtataactggagagttaatcgagcaaattgaaccatatttggcatgtaagggtatttggataagagaaatgtttctattatgaATTTAAGCCCAGTctctttttttcagcggaaagatataaagggtgAAAGGGggacttccatacaatttttttttgcataactcgagaattaatgaagcaaatgaaaccatatttggcatcaaaaagtatttgagtgcgaaaaatattttttttctgtgaaacaattcctttcttgcagtaagatgatagaattggaaatataggaaggaaagaggaggcttacatttaactttttttttacaaaatccgagaaatggacaaaacttaacatggaaaatcatttcggtatgattctatgattatctgacacaccatcctcctttcagtgagttggtacataggaggagggaggtgagctcaatacaattttgttagcataagttctcaatttatgccaaCGAAGCCAAAAAACGGAAACAAACATGGCATGGAAAGGTGATTGGTAACGaatttctacgattgttatagaaccttacgctttacagtgtagagaggggaagaaaggaggaggctccatatacattttgttgtaaagcttaaaaactttttaaccagtggaactatatttgatatgagAGGATTTTCGGGAACGAATAAAAATggatatgattattaaagatcaggCTCTCcgttcagcagggggtgaaggaaAAGACAGGAGagggagggggctctcttatcagtttttagcataaatctagaacatttcaagcaaaaaccatcatattttataagatagattgtttgcgtacgattatttgagaccctcctttttttaGGGTGAAGCGTaaggaaacagattaaaattatcagatctttaacacaaatttatagatcaagattcagaatattatagtttaagttatctttgtgttgcaattcggaactccactCTCATTTTACaccggttgcttatgaattatgtcataatacaataaaaacaataaaaataataaaatttttgaaaatattatttcattttgaaaggtgtagcaaagcaaaccgggtcagctagttacatataaaattttaaagatgagCGCATCGATAcgtataaggtacaccggggtaagtggggacggtttttcgtatagttcaactttgaaaaatcattaaaaaatcagcagtgggtcaattttgataaaatcgcattcaatgtgatgcagaacatgttgtttacaaatgctgaagagatgagcttgatagacgaaaagcgaaaaaagttatcacgtattAAAtagttatggactgctggtgtatTTACTTACCCCGCTCTATAaagtaagtggggacggtagaacttccaatagtgtcatattgaagagcggattaaaaataaatgaaaaaccgTTTTAATTTGGAATATAGTGTTTTTAGTTCATACCCTCATGAACAAATATCAGCGATTATGGAAAATTTAAACcataagataatttttttaatttctctaaTTAAGTAGTATATAAAAACAGTTGGTATGAATTTAAGTGTATAGCTTTATTCCCTTAAAATCCACACATAATACAACACTCGAGACTGTTAGTTTAAGGTTCTAGACTTGGGGGTATTATACACAATATGATAGCAGTATTCGATAGAGATTTCATGCAACgccaaaaatgttatagaaatTATTATACGAAATAGGCCGCCAGCTGGGCCATCTTGTCCTTCGGTGGTTTATTCCGGCCACGATTGCTCCGGCCGCCTCGACCGCGAACGCTGCGTCCTCTGCCACGAGTACCTTGTCCACGTCTCATTTCAACTGCCTTATGTTTCTCAACCTACAAACATATAATACAACATTAATTTACTTAGCACCACagcacatatttttttaacattttaccaGGGGACTGAAATCAGGGAAACAAAAGATGCATCCTTTCTTTTCAGTGATGTCATCCTTGAAAGGAGTTTTTTCCGATTTGTAAATGGCAGTCACTTGTTGTGCACCACATTCCTCGCACGAATCACCTGTGACAGAGGAATCAAtcagatatgttttttttactttgaataatAGCAACTGAACAAACCTTCGACATTGACTTTTATGGCATCATCAAAGCAGTTGATaataacatcacaaaaattgcaGACTAGCTTCCAGTTTTTGGGAGACATTGTACAATCCAAAACTAGTACTCCTCGGTCACACTCTATGCAACTCGATACACCCAAACTGGACAACGAATGAGCACATGTCGGATGTGGGCAGCTGTTGCAGCCAGAGTTTTTCTGCATATCCCTAAACGGTGGATGGTTGTAGCAATACGGACACAATGGATACGACTTTCCCTTAGCCCCATTTGACCACGCTAGAAGTTCGAAATCGTCTAGTGGACACTTCAGTTCACGATAGACTCGTACCACTCCCTTGGTTGGTAAAGTGTATGTTTCGTCGCACTGGGAACAGTGCAGTCTAGACGGTTTCGATTGAATGTACTTCATGTATCTCCTACATTTACCGCAACGAGACATTGATTTTCCCGATGAAGAAAGCGACGAAAAGGTTGCTTCGAACAGGATGTCCATGTTGCTAATATTTTGGACAAAATAGAGaaatttcaaacgaaatatCTCGACAGCATGCTTCAGAACAGATCGAAAATCTGCTGATCCATGAGCGATAAGATTTAATTGCTGTTCAACAGCTGAACGCATTGTAGGCAGCACCAATTCCGGGTCAATCTaaagaacaaaattgaaaaattaatagctTGCAAAGGCAAACATAAAACATTGATAAACCTTCTGATAGCCGTGAACCAGCACGATTCCTAGATTCGTTGGAGTCAAAGTGCGCCCTCCACCGATCGTAACATAGTTTCGCTGACAAATGTTGTTTATGTGTACCGGAATAGAAGCATCAGTCCCAATGCCATGTTTCTCCATCAACGAAATTAGTTCCGATTCAGTTAAATAGTCTGGCGGACCCGTTTGACTTTCCACTAGTCGAACgtcatttattttaactttttcactcGCAGTGAACGGAGAGATTATTTCGTTCTTGCTAAACGCCTGCCATGTCATGACTTTGGTAAAACCAGGATCGATCAATACGCTGGAAGTATTAGTGAAGGACTCGCtaccaattttgaatttagccGTTGTTAGTCGGTATTTCAAATCGCGTGATATTGTGCCAAGGAAATGTCGACAAATATAGTCGTATACTCGCCACGTGTCACCACCATCTAGTTCGCTGCGACTAGCCAGCTTCATCGGTGTAATGGGAGGATGGTCGCCATGATCAGTACCCTTTCGTGGAGAATTCATGTCATGCAGAATGTTCCGGGCTTCTTCTCCAAATTCCGAAGATGACTGAAGAATCTTTACAACTCCGCTGCAAATAGAAATAacagtcattaaaaaatttcttttcaaccATGTGCCAAGAATTATAGTTAATGATTCTGTGATCAAAACTTTTGCAATGAGTGAAAAATCTATACGAATTCTATTTATCGTGACTTCGAGTCATCAATATCAAAGGCTATTGATTGTTTCAACGATTGTGAAccaaaacgattttcgtttttaCTATAGATTATTATAGATATTCAATGAGGCAAAATTATCTTACATCAGATCAAAATTAGCCGGATACTGGGTAGTTTCAGTTCGTGGGTAGCTGATATATCCTCGAGTGTAAAGCCTGAAATAATGAAgaatataaatgaaaaataatcgcaATCATTCATTGGAACCGATTCATTACTTTTCCGCTATCTGCATAGCAGAATGTGGACCTATACCGAGTCCAGCGCTAGCTGCTCTCATCAACTCAACAGTGTTCAGAGCTTGCGGTCTACCTTTGAACATCTCCTTAGAAGTAACGCTTTCAACTCTGTAATAAATCCGATTAATATTTCAGTTCTCTTCAAATCAttactttcttcatttcaaCTTACAAAGCTTCCTTGTGGTCTTTTACTTTGTTCAGAAACATACATGCCACTTCCTTCTCAAAAATTCTTACTCTGCTCCAATCTAATTTTATCTCGGGATTTTCACCGACGGTTACTTGAATGTACCAGAAATTTTCTGGTTTGAAGGTCTGTATCTCATCATGACGCTGTACGCAAAACCCTAATGTAGGCGTTTGGCAAGGTCCGTAAGAAATGAGAGACGCATCGAGATCGGCATATTTTCCCTGGAAGAATTTGGTTTGAAAGCGAGTAAACGCACAACCGATCCGCAGATCTAGTTCCTGACGAGCATCGACAGACTTGGCTTCATTTTCATTAGGATGAATTAGGTTTTCCATTGCGTATTTGATATCCTTTTCAGTAATAGCCGAAAATTTCGCTCGAAATGTGACTCGATTTGAAAACACATTTCGTATAGATCCTGACACTGCGGACATTACTtcgaaacaaatattttcaccCTCTTTATCACAATCGAGCCAAAGTATAAGATATTCACAACCTTTCGCTTCTTGGCTGAGAAAGTACAGCATACGTAAGTTGGGAGCCGATTCCTTTTTCTCCGTTGGGCATGTGAACAATTCTGCTGGATCTACCTTATCCCATGAATTGTATTTACCCACGAATTCAAGCCCCATAACATGTCCGCATACAGATGTCATCTTGAACCGAACTTGTTCCCCACGGAAATTACCAATCCATTCATGAACGGAACATGCATTATTGGAACCTGCTCGGAAAtataagtgataaaaaaaatcgacagaaACCTTATGCCACATACCTTTTCTGGATGAACATTTTCCGTTGCTCAAAATGTTTGCTAGCGAAGCCGCAAGCGATGGTTTTTCTGCTACCATTAAAGCAGAtttcatttttctgaattaaaggTTTCGATCCGGCAACAGCAGAAGAGGCGgtgtaaatttttccaaatcttgattttatttacaaaattgacgttTATAattcagaggtgccaggtgtccagATTTTACAGGATTTGTCCTGAATTTCGAGAGTACCGAGAGAACGCATTTGAACTGCTTTATCGACTATATTTGTGATTTGTAATTTATTGATTATCAACTTCAACGCAGCCTGTTAtgccgtattcgttttcaccactcgaaagtgttgcaccatcAACGCTGAAAACGaacatgaatcgagttttgcactcacctttgttggtgtgcgtgaaatcagcagtgtcaacagaaaacatcaagctgtcaaaaatccattacagctggtatttgttttcgtttgacttcgaaaattgaaatgaaatttactttaattgatcattgtcttttaaataataagaaaattttagcatgaatttaaatatatattatgttgaattgtgaagatttcagatttattttgcttggtagattcgcctctggctctgatgataactgcaataccggctgattctgggcggtctatgcttgctgctgctgctagactgcagttacacagtaaacgaaaattaccgagttcggtaatttattttaccgaACCAGTTCTGTAATTTGGAAAAAACGGTAGTTTATGATTTTGACGTCTTTTTCTACCGAACTTCGTTGATCGATTCTTGATTTACCGAGGCTCGTCTAGATCTATGTAAACAAATCGGTTGTCATCAACTGTTCGGTAAAAAACGCCGAACAAACTGTAAAATAATTCTGCCGCCATGTGCCGCTGTCAAACCAAGCGTCAAAACTGTCTCTTTCTGGTACCTTTAATGTAAAGGCATCTCGCTTGCGCCTCCTTTCTCGCTCATACAtcccagcttgaaggttccggtattttgaacgttcgTTCGAGTACCTGTTTCCGTtttcagattacaaaaaaaaaattcttggaagtcaaaatggcgaactcggatcgcggaagtcgggggagaaagttttgctaacagaccgaaacgaacgaaattcaagctcccaatgcgggtgcagtctcgaactaccgtttttgaagggcaacgggtgggaatccgggacttggtgCAACCGAGCATCATCgccctaaggcacagctcgaagctggCTTGTAGCAGAGTGGCTTCAATGCAGCTGAACGCgtcttgctgtggagaccaacttgTAGGACCCTCccgaaaaagaaaacttttcggtttgaGCGATTCCACCaaatctttgggttggcctttttgcactcggatttgctgctctttttcggcatcgcctggaaccgattacagcaagccttctgggcacatttcttcttgcaatattgcaatattttttcactttaactcaattaaaaaaaagtttatatacTTATCGTGATTAGTTTTCATTgttattcttgttattttttgtatcattGAATATACcaatttgattatatttttttattttattatcacTCGTCAGTTATTAgattattttccaaaatatgaATACGcagtttgttttatattcactATACAACTCCTTATAGAGCAATGCTACTggagttttaaaacaaatctcaTGTATGTAATGTATTTGTTATGTtgtaaataaatgaattaattaattaaatagtAGCCATTCAGGCGTTTTTTGTGCAACTTTGTAGCTCCTGTTGGAAAATGCCTAAATTCAATTTAGGCATTTGGTAGGTCGCATCTCTTTCTATACCTACAAGAAAGCGATTTTCTCAAAGATAGTAGATTATTAACGTTTTTCTGCCATGAATTTTGATTCCAGAAACACCATAAAggtaaaaatatttctgatagtttttgaaaagatttctgCTACAAAAGTACTGGTTAGGATTTAAATCCTAACTCATCAAACTCAACGGGAACCGTTCAACGTTCAAAACCCCCGAAATCTTTATTAATTTCTACTTATCCAAgtgtttgtgaataaaatttcttattgaaaatatttcaaccgCCAGATGCTGTTTATCGCATCGAGATATTTCCTCAAATTGAAAATGCATTGTACAATCTATAGCGTCTGCTTGTTGTTTGAGCTACATCAAGAAtccttttttgttaaaattaagttgattaaaaaagaaatgcaaaatgcaaataaattattcaaacactaaaaaaaacaatactttgGTGAATACCGctatattttttgcagaattttttttgttatacatTTCTGTGGAATTTCTAGAAATGagtcattttttaaacaaatggaaaaacACCAGGAATTAAGTCTGCAAAGAATAATCGAATTTCAGAGTGTGTTCTAAttctaatttgttttatttagagAGGATTTTAACAGTAGCTGTCATTCGTCCTCTGTAGTGCtctgtatttcgtattttaaatttcaacttaaaggcaGGGAGAgctgtgttaattttttaattatctttgtaccgtcaaacggggcatcatgcaacagcggggttagatgcaacatttatataacaccacactgaatcaattttcaatttaatgtattgtaattaatgattacaaaatgatgatgacataatttctcgcatcttaagctagtttttaaagttctttatttttatatataatttgaaaaatcgagcataaatgtacaaattttaacatttttcgatgccgtaaaaaactttactttaatgtatttaagttatcttttaatgattacaaaatgatgatgacataatttctcgcatcttaagctagtttttaatgttctttatttttataggggagagtggggtatcgtgggccatggggaaacgtgggccacttttaatatttcagatcaatactgatgttatgaaatcgcttggtacatctttgtacctgaaaatgatcacattttcatatgtgatgaaagaaattagagaaacatgaactatcaaagaacgaaagaacataagccgtaaatatcatgaaaatttcgaaaaagatacaacggctcaccgacaggacttgaacctgcaatctccgcttcggtacaacggcgcgttagccaattccaccacggtgaacgtgatggaaccggcgaacacgagcaatcgagctctgccgatcaactgctggaccttctatcgaaacaccatgtatatcccgcatgtgatctttccctctattgatctctcttgtttctctaaccccacccatcgactcgggattttagccgagcgagcacatggtcgattgcttcgggtttgccgcaacttacggtcagatgaagaagcaatcagtgccgctcaaggttccgagcagaccagttacacagggaggtgttgctctgttgaaatcaatactgatgttatgaaatcgcttggtacatctttgtacctgaaaatgatcacattttcatatgtgatgaaagaaattagagaaacatgaactatcaaagaacgaaagaacataagccgtaaatatcatgaaaatttcgaaaaagatacaacggctcaccgacaggacttgaacctgcaatctccgcttcggtacaacggcgcgttagccaattccaccacggtgaacgtgatggaaccggcgaacacgagcaatcgagctctgccgatcaactgctggaccttctatcgaaacaccatgtatatcccgcatgtgatctttccctctattgatctctcttgtttctctaaccccacccatcgactcgggattttagccgagcgagcacatggtcgattgcttcgggtttgccgcaacttacggtcagatgaagaagcaatcagtgccgctcaaggttccgagcagaccagttacacagggaggtgttgctctgttgaaatcaatactgatgttatgaaatcgcttggtacatctttgtacctgaaaatgatcacattttcatatgtgatgaaagaaattagagaaacatgaactatcaaagaacgaaagaacataagccgtaaatatcatgaaaatttcgaaaaagatacaacggctcaccgacaggacttgaacctgcaatctccgcttcggtacaacggcgcgttagccaattccaccacggtgaacgtgatggaaccggcgaacacgagcaatcgagctctgccgatcaactgctggaccttctatcgaaacaccatgtatacagtgatgtcaaccttccagattttgtctggatcttccagactttttggacctttggcagacattttttcaggtctccagacttccagacttttgacatttcctccagacaattccagactttttggtTTGGACATAAATTATTCTAAGAAagtatgaaaattcaatttggtcattGTGTAATATTGCAGGGAATGAttagaatttatgaattatgaaGTCATAAGTGTTCGAAACCTATATAAATATTGGCAAATGTTTTGAAGATGTATGTTAAATTGAGACTCAGAAAGAGCACGTGACTGATatggtgacaaaaaaaaaatcgcaacaacaaaaaaaggtCGCCACCTACAAAACTTAGGTGTCCAGACATTTCCAcaaatttccagacatttttaaaaaatcttccagacttttctgaaaaatagttgaCAACCCtgcatgtatatcccgcatgtgatctttccctctattgatctctcttgtttctctaaccccacccatcgaccatgtgctcgctcggctaaaatcccgagccgatgggtggggttagagaaacaagagagatcaatagagggaaagatcacatgcgggatatacatggtgtttcgatagaaggtccagcagttgatcggcagagctcgattgctcgtgttcgccggttccatcacgttcaccgtggtggaattggctaacgcgccgttgtaccgaagcggagattgcaggttcaagtcctgtcggtgagccgttgtatctttttcgaaattttcatgatatttacggcttatgttctttcgttctttgatagttcatgtttctctaatttctttcatcacatatgaaaatgtgaatatttcagatgtttgttgagataaaaaaaactcaaaccaactctcatcgccgtcgctttgcgtgagcatatattcctgtatgttgttgactgaaatacgcatcatatgcttcttttatttatcaagcaaaaaaaagttagaaaaatttacttacataatttaaaaaaaacccgctaatttcatcgatggggaacctaaagtgcataacaaaaatatgctcatatgcttatgatcttagttttgtcatgatctttcacgtggaaaaggattttttgataaaacatcaataagtcacacaaacgcaaccaaggccgtgcgaacgggggggggttttaggggtttaaccctccccatgaagattttttccaagtaaaattttcatcgtaGTATCGGAAATAACTTGATCTTAAATaggtgttaacaagcaagtcaaaaaaaatttctcgccTTCGGCGGAATTTAGTCATAAAACActcttggcttgagacatttcattctaCGACATTTCATGACGTTCAcgatttgaaactaatttttcattgtaTATTTTGATTTGCTATTCAATTAACCTTTGGTATGGAAACTCTTAACTTGACATACATAAActtctttagaatgggtttttactaagaattgtaactaaacaagaacagagtttgaaatgaaccatttaaacttaaatattaatttatcgaatactaattttgtACATCGAAAAGTTGGCAACCATTCAACAGGCACAATGATAAACAGAAtaagcaaataaaaaacaataaaaaatcctctaccttattacttaaattttgatttaataaaatcttttatgtccttaaaaatgatatgaaatattcttcaagaaactaatttcaatattaataactaaactttgtattttttgttcttgcTCAACATCAGATTTGAAAAGGTTTGGATTAATAACACAAGACCACAAAATCTACGTTTTTCCAaagtaaatgaaataaaataaaagaaattttgtcTAACTTgagtgccctgaatctaaaATGGCAATCTTTTTTATTACTGATCAGCTGTTATTGAAATATCTTttcaaaatagattaaaatcttttaaggaagttctggatttttttttgacaaaacttgaaaacaacaacagaacattttgaaataaaatttttaaatgattaaacaattaaaagacatttagtaatttagagttctgtaaaaaaaagttatagtagatttttatttgtttacttttcttatttaacgaatttttaattaagtttgAACCAATTTTCTTAACCTTTTTgcagcaatttcaaaaatacttgtaaggaaatctttaaaaattttcaaaaactgt
This sequence is a window from Uranotaenia lowii strain MFRU-FL chromosome 3, ASM2978415v1, whole genome shotgun sequence. Protein-coding genes within it:
- the LOC129754174 gene encoding DNA topoisomerase 3-beta; protein product: MKSALMVAEKPSLAASLANILSNGKCSSRKGSNNACSVHEWIGNFRGEQVRFKMTSVCGHVMGLEFVGKYNSWDKVDPAELFTCPTEKKESAPNLRMLYFLSQEAKGCEYLILWLDCDKEGENICFEVMSAVSGSIRNVFSNRVTFRAKFSAITEKDIKYAMENLIHPNENEAKSVDARQELDLRIGCAFTRFQTKFFQGKYADLDASLISYGPCQTPTLGFCVQRHDEIQTFKPENFWYIQVTVGENPEIKLDWSRVRIFEKEVACMFLNKVKDHKEALVESVTSKEMFKGRPQALNTVELMRAASAGLGIGPHSAMQIAEKLYTRGYISYPRTETTQYPANFDLIGVVKILQSSSEFGEEARNILHDMNSPRKGTDHGDHPPITPMKLASRSELDGGDTWRVYDYICRHFLGTISRDLKYRLTTAKFKIGSESFTNTSSVLIDPGFTKVMTWQAFSKNEIISPFTASEKVKINDVRLVESQTGPPDYLTESELISLMEKHGIGTDASIPVHINNICQRNYVTIGGGRTLTPTNLGIVLVHGYQKIDPELVLPTMRSAVEQQLNLIAHGSADFRSVLKHAVEIFRLKFLYFVQNISNMDILFEATFSSLSSSGKSMSRCGKCRRYMKYIQSKPSRLHCSQCDETYTLPTKGVVRVYRELKCPLDDFELLAWSNGAKGKSYPLCPYCYNHPPFRDMQKNSGCNSCPHPTCAHSLSSLGVSSCIECDRGVLVLDCTMSPKNWKLVCNFCDVIINCFDDAIKVNVEGDSCEECGAQQVTAIYKSEKTPFKDDITEKKGCIFCFPDFSPLVEKHKAVEMRRGQGTRGRGRSVRGRGGRSNRGRNKPPKDKMAQLAAYFV